GCTCAGTGGGTTTTGATGCCATCGAAATTCATTTTGGTCACGGTTACGGTTTAAGCCAGTTTATGTCACCAATTACCAATCGACGCAGTGATGAATACGGCGGTAGTGTGGTAAATCGCATGCGTTTTCCGCTGGAAGTATTAGCAGCAGTGCGCAAAGCCGTGGGCAATGATTTTCCTCTGTTGGGAAAGATTAGCATGTCGGACGGCATACGCAGTGGAACCACTTATGAACAATCATTGGAAATGGCCGGCATGTTGGATGATGCGGGTTTGGATTGCATTATTCCCAGTGATGGCACGAGCTCCATGAATCCGATGATGATTTTTCAAGGTGACAGTATTCAGCCAGGTTTGATCGAACATGAAACCAATCCACTGATGAAAGTGGCGTTGAAAGCCATCGGCGGAAAACTGTTCCGCCATTATCCTTATCACGAAACCTATTTATTGGAAAATGCCTTGCGCATACGCGAGCGCGTTAAAAAAGGCGCAGTGTGTTATGTGGGTGGTGTGGATAGTAATGCGGCCATTGAACGCGTAATGAATGGTGGTTTTGATTTTATCCAGCTCGGTAGACCACTGTTATTTGATCCGGATTTCGTGAAAAACGCGCAAG
The DNA window shown above is from Cellvibrionales bacterium and carries:
- a CDS encoding NADH:flavin oxidoreductase, with protein sequence MNTGLNKCFSKAELNGLSLRNRIIKAGTFEGKTPQGLPSADLTELHRRIGEGGAGMTTIAYCAAENNGRLHADMMYMDEYVREPLSQTIATIKTTGAKVSGQLSHAGAMTKNSEMDGWIAKSASFGPNLLGMAYGRFLALGMTRPQLRERAQVMARAAAFMRSVGFDAIEIHFGHGYGLSQFMSPITNRRSDEYGGSVVNRMRFPLEVLAAVRKAVGNDFPLLGKISMSDGIRSGTTYEQSLEMAGMLDDAGLDCIIPSDGTSSMNPMMIFQGDSIQPGLIEHETNPLMKVALKAIGGKLFRHYPYHETYLLENALRIRERVKKGAVCYVGGVDSNAAIERVMNGGFDFIQLGRPLLFDPDFVKNAQADANYVNGCTHCNQCAGLIEAPGGIRCTVRQP